The Glycine soja cultivar W05 chromosome 8, ASM419377v2, whole genome shotgun sequence genome has a window encoding:
- the LOC114421974 gene encoding probable serine/threonine-protein kinase DDB_G0280111 — MWRFKPFSHKEQTGLEGRTIDVGNLKIHVIKAIAEGGFSCVYLARDAVHMSKQYALKHMICNDEESLGLVKKEISVMKVLAGHPNVVTLHAHAIFDMGRTKEAFLVMEFCERSLVNVLESRGAGYFDEKQVLLIFRDVCNAVLAMHCQSPPIAHRDLKAENLLLGSDGLWKLCDFGSTSTNHKRFEKPEEMGIEEDNIRKYTTPAYRAPEMWDLFLREVINEKVDIWALGCLLFRICYFKSAFDGESKLQVLNGNYRIPELPKYNSPVTDLIRDMLQARPDNRPDITQVWFRVNEQLPINLQKSLPDRPPELPSSNDHEGVSMPSNRSPPMPRRNPPPPPSSGEPKTSPQPSPASRGGGSGGALGAFWSTQHAKESLVAEDKSKPIFDEEPSSHHFSLKHDRIRPENDQLPKNDGPNKVVNTQTHTVKSSTHGKLPKPDTAPSKDFELNLFEDKDRVGESTTNFQNQAFNTFVAEFDATKLNPGLNNKPEREQALEAEVEILKEKLKEANLEKAEITSKYEKLSAICRSQRQELQDLKQALAARTPSPSREGLKISPAVTSSASASASSDKSWQAFPEEPQQQRSLSAENTSKSVRVKNGQQNKQPVPLATDFDSWGFGTDSFSAVPAGSPQMQRPSSAGTKSQAFGEANKSTSQPAGWAGF; from the exons ATGTGGAGATTTAAGCCATTCAGTCACAAAGAGCAGACTGGTCTTGAAGGCCGCACTATAGATGTTGGCAATCTTAAAATACATGTCATTAAGGCCATTGCCGAAGGAGGGTTCTCTTGTGTCTACCTAGCTCGAGATGCTGTACATATGTCAAAGCAATATGCTTTGAAGCACATGATATGCAATGACGAAGAATCACTTGGATTGGTAAAGAAGGAGATATCTGTGATGAAGGTGCTGGCAGGACATCCCAATGTTGTCACACTTCATGCACATGCCATCTTCGATATGGGTAGGACAAAAGAAGCATTCCTTGTGATGGAGTTTTGTGAGAGGTCTCTGGTTAATGTGCTAGAGAGCCGAGGAGCTGGTTATTTTGACGAGAAACAGGTGCTTTTGATATTCAGGGATGTGTGTAATGCAGTTCTTGCCATGCACTGCCAGTCCCCACCTATTGCACACCG AGACTTGAAAGCAGAGAATCTTTTATTAGGTTCAGATGGCTTATGGAAGTTATGTGATTTTGGAAGCACTTCCACCAATCACAAACGTTTTGAAAAGCCAGAAGAAATGGGGATTGAGGAAGACAATATCAGGAAGTACACAACCCCTGCCTACAGGGCCCCCGAG ATGTGGGATCTGTTCTTGAGAGAAGTTATTAATGAGAAGGTGGACATATGG GCTCTTGGGTGTCTCCTTTTTCGCATATGCTACTTCAAAAGTGCTTTTGATGGGGAGTCAAAGCTCCAAGTCTTAAATGGAAACTACCGCATTCCTGAATTACCAAAATACAATTCACCTGTCACGGACTTGATAAGAGACATGCTCCAAGCTAGACCAGATAACAGACCAGATATCACGCAG GTCTGGTTTCGTGTTAATGAGCAACTACCTATTAATTTACAGAAGTCATTACCTGACAGACCACCTGAATTGCCCTCATCCAACGATCATGAAG GTGTGTCAATGCCCTCAAACAGATCACCTCCAATGCCTCGTAGGAACCCACCTCCTCCACCTTCATCTGGAGAACCCAAAACTTCACCACAGCCATCCCCTGCTTCTAGGGGAGGGGGAAGTGGGGGTGCACTTGGTGCTTTCTGGTCCACTCAGCATGCGAAGGAATCACTTGTTGCTGAGGATAAGAGCAAACCCATTTTTGATGAAGAACCATCTAGCCACCATTTTTCACTGAAACATGATAGAATTCGTCCTGAAAACGATCAATTACCCAAAAATGATGGTCCTAACAAAGTGGTTAACACGCAAACTCATACTGTGAAAAGCAGTACACATGGAAAATTACCCAAGCCTGATACGGCACCCTCCAaggattttgaattaaatttgtttgaGGATAAAGATCGTGTAGGTGAGAGTACAACTAACTTTCAAAACCAGGCTTTTAACACTTTTGTTGCTGAATTCGATGCCACTAAGCTCAACCCTGGACTTAATAACAAACCTGAAAGGGAACAAGCATTAGAGGCTGAGGTGGAGATACTCAAAGAGAAGCTGAAGGAAGCTAATTTGGAAAAAGCTGAAATAACATCAAAGTACGAAAAGCTTTCTGCTATCTGCCGATCACAAAGGCAAGAATTGCAGGATCTCAAGCAAGCACTCGCAGCTAGGACTCCTTCACCAAGTAGAGAGGGTTTGAAAATCTCTCCCGCAGTTACATCGTCTGCATCTGCATCTGCATCTTCG GATAAGTCATGGCAAGCTTTTCCAGAGGAACCGCAACAACAAAGGTCTCTTTCAGCCGAGAATACCTCCAAATCTGTCAGGGTGAAAAATGGTCAGCAGAACAAGCAACCTGTTCCTCTAGCTACTGATTTTGATTCATGGGGTTTTGGAACAGATAGCTTCAGTGCTGTACCTGCAGGCAGCCCACAGATGCAAAGACCTAGCAGTGCAGGAACAAAGTCTCAGGCTTTTGGTGAGGCAAACAAGTCAACTTCTCAACCAGCTGGATGGGCTGGTTTTTAA
- the LOC114421975 gene encoding beta-glucosidase 12-like has translation METKSLITFILYLISTLLILVFDSVASIEGFGENYDTASLKRSSFPKDFIFGTSSSAYQYEGATNKGGRGPSIWDTFTQKYPKKIKDQSNGQIAVDSYHRFKEDVQIMNDIGFDAYRFSISWSRLLPGGNLSSGINTRAIIYYDNLINELISKGLKPFVTLLHYDHPQSIEDAYGGFLSPKVVKDFTDYAEVCFKAFGDRVKYWITINGPSIFSQQGYTNGIYAPGRCSNWLQLNCTGGDSATEPYLVSHHQLLAHAAAVKVYRQKYQKTQNGQIGLVQAVDWTIPLSQSSADIDATFRARAFKLDWTMEPLNSGSYPLEMVHYLGERLPKFSKEQSDMVKNSFDFIGINYYSTTYAADAECPRKNKSYLTDLCAELTYERDGIPIGPRAASEWIYIYPQGIEEVLLYFKRKFNNPVIYITENGYDNFNDEKVSQLKDQERIDCHIQHISYVRSAILNGVNVRGYFAWSLLDNFEWSDGYTVRFGIIYVNYTDGLKRCPKDSAKWFKSFLHQEFESQ, from the exons ATGGAAACTAAATCGTTAATCACTTTCATTCTCTATCTTATTTCCACCCTTCTTATTCTTGTTTTTGATTCTGTGGCTTCCATTGAAGGTTTTGGTGAGAATTATGACACAGCCTCTCTTAAACGAAGCAGCTTTCCAAAGGATTTCATATTTGGTACATCATCCTCTGCATATCAG TATGAAGGTGCAACGAATAAAGGTGGCAGAGGTCCAAGTATTTGGGACACTTTCACTCAGAAATACCCAA AAAAAATAAAGGACCAAAGCAACGGACAAATTGCTGTCGATTCATACCATCGTTTCAAG GAAGATGTGCAGATAATGAATGACATAGGGTTTGATGCTTATAGATTCTCCATCTCATGGTCTAGGCTACTACCAG GTGGGAACTTATCTAGTGGAATAAACACTCGTGCTATCATCTATTACGACAACCTTATCAACGAACTTATATCGAAAG GTTTAAAGCCTTTCGTAACACTACTCCATTACGATCATCCCCAAAGCATAGAAGATGCATATGGTGGCTTTTTGAGCCCAAAAGTAGT GAAGGATTTCACGGACTATGCAGAGGTGTGCTTCAAAGCATTTGGTGACAGAGTGAAATACTGGATCACAATAAATGGGCCATCGATTTTCTCTCAACAGGGTTATACAAATGGGATATATGCTCCAGGAAGATGTTCCAACTGGTTGCAATTGAACTGTACAGGTGGTGATTCTGCTACTGAGCCCTACCTTGTTTCCCACCATCAGCTTCTTGCTCACGCTGCTGCTGTCAAAGTTTATAGGCAAAAGTACCAG AAAACACAAAATGGACAAATAGGGTTAGTCCAGGCAGTTGACTGGACTATACCATTATCCCAATCCTCGGCAGACATTGATGCAACATTTAGGGCCAGAGCTTTCAAGTTGGACTG GACTATGGAACCACTAAATTCTGGTTCGTACCCACTTGAGATGGTTCACTATTTGGGGGAAAGACTGCCAAAGTTTTCTAAAGAGCAATCAGATATggtgaaaaattcttttgattttattggCATCAACTATTACTCTACAACCTATGCAGCCGATGCTGAATGcccaagaaaaaataaatcctaCCTCACAGATTTATGTGCTGAGCTTACTT ATGAGCGTGATGGGATTCCAATCGGCCCAAGG GCTGCCTCGGAATGGATATACATCTATCCACAAGGAATCGAAGAAGTATTGCTCTACTTCAAGCGCAAATTCAACAATCCAGTCATATACATAACAGAGAATG GTTACGATAATTTTAATGATGAAAAAGTATCACAGCTCAAAGACCAAGAGAGAATAGATTGCCACATTCAACATATTTCTTATGTTCGTAGTGCTATATT GAATGGTGTCAACGTGAGAGGCTACTTTGCATGGTCGCTTTTGGACAATTTCGAATGGTCAGATGGTTACACTGTTCGATTTGGGATTATTTATGTTAACTATACGGATGGATTGAAGAGATGTCCCAAAGATTCAGCTAAATGGTTTAAGAGCTTTCTCCATCAAGAATTTGAATCCCAGTGA
- the LOC114421976 gene encoding ankyrin repeat-containing protein P16F5.05c isoform X1 has translation MGAAEANTTLHARPETTSENIEALLDAARYDDMDDVKSLEASGVPLDSKDEQGRTALHMAAANGHIDIVEYLISRGVDLNSPNEEKNTPLHWACLNGHVEAVKKLIMAGANVSVLNSHERTPMDEAVSGGKPEVMDAINEAVALVELRGAMVFAQET, from the exons ATGGGTGCGGCGGAGGCCAACACGACACTTCATGCTCGTCCCGAAACGACGTCGGAGAATATCGAAGCATTGCTTgat GCTGCAAGATACGATGACATGGATGATGTTAAGAGCTTAGAAGCCAGTGGTGTTCCTCTTGATTCCAAGGATGAACAAGGGAGGACAG CTCTTCATATGGCTGCAGCTAATGGACATATTGATATTGTGGAGTATTTAATCAGTAGAGGGGTG GATCTTAATTCACCAAATGAGGAAAAGAATACACCTCTTCATTGGGCATGTCTCAATGGGCATGTGGAG GCTGTGAAGAAATTAATCATGGCTGGAGCTAATGTTAGTGTCTTAAACAG TCACGAGAGGACTCCAATGGATGAAGCAGTGAGTGGGGGAAAGCCAGAAGTGATGGATGCGATTAATGAAGCAGTGGCACTAGTTGAACTTCGTGGTGCTATGGTTTTTGCACAGGAAACTTGA
- the LOC114421976 gene encoding ankyrin repeat domain-containing protein 2A isoform X2 — MGAAEANTTLHARPETTSENIEALLDAARYDDMDDVKSLEASGVPLDSKDEQGRTALHMAAANGHIDIVEYLISRGVAVKKLIMAGANVSVLNSHERTPMDEAVSGGKPEVMDAINEAVALVELRGAMVFAQET, encoded by the exons ATGGGTGCGGCGGAGGCCAACACGACACTTCATGCTCGTCCCGAAACGACGTCGGAGAATATCGAAGCATTGCTTgat GCTGCAAGATACGATGACATGGATGATGTTAAGAGCTTAGAAGCCAGTGGTGTTCCTCTTGATTCCAAGGATGAACAAGGGAGGACAG CTCTTCATATGGCTGCAGCTAATGGACATATTGATATTGTGGAGTATTTAATCAGTAGAGGGGTG GCTGTGAAGAAATTAATCATGGCTGGAGCTAATGTTAGTGTCTTAAACAG TCACGAGAGGACTCCAATGGATGAAGCAGTGAGTGGGGGAAAGCCAGAAGTGATGGATGCGATTAATGAAGCAGTGGCACTAGTTGAACTTCGTGGTGCTATGGTTTTTGCACAGGAAACTTGA